Proteins encoded by one window of uncultured Draconibacterium sp.:
- a CDS encoding restriction endonuclease FokI C-terminal domain-containing protein → MIPKDKIEKVKEIWDEYIKSDQIVLDTKGNELPNIDELRLEAIESLSDIILQFKKKELSVGEFKTSIDSFNKRNNLWGFTAIKGQFFFNQLTKNLDDSGIKKLQDLLIQTISEPKNISEALAKIELLEKYCQNLYDKAKDKRLVPNPKSVCYFLSYFWQVADNEKWAIYYTASIQALDDIGLWKEKPLQRENYEQYYLLNEEIKNILKEYSKKAVSNWDVEHAFWHFRGNPNKKTEKKTKTIIIEKPEEKEEKTNLIVNASFDLTDYIIPRVSKLVELGSSTEKSATKKGYEFEKIVAEVFEQLDFEVETLGQGTGRNPDAILRFREENTAFIVDAKAYNSGYSLGTDDRAIREYINYYCPKLIKSGYKKIGFIIVSNEFKSNFDNFINEITWDTDIKRFILLTSEALLYLLAFKTKNKLSLANIIESIIGFGNPVTAKNIIDEFDDV, encoded by the coding sequence ATGATACCAAAAGACAAAATTGAAAAAGTAAAAGAGATTTGGGATGAGTATATAAAATCAGACCAGATAGTTCTTGACACCAAAGGAAATGAACTACCAAATATTGATGAATTAAGACTTGAAGCAATAGAAAGTCTTTCTGATATTATTCTTCAATTCAAAAAGAAGGAATTATCGGTTGGAGAATTTAAAACCAGTATCGACAGTTTTAATAAACGAAATAATTTGTGGGGTTTTACGGCAATCAAAGGTCAGTTTTTCTTTAACCAGTTAACAAAAAATTTGGACGATTCAGGAATTAAAAAACTCCAAGACTTACTAATACAAACTATTTCAGAGCCTAAAAATATTTCGGAAGCTTTGGCAAAAATCGAGCTATTAGAAAAATATTGCCAAAATTTATATGATAAAGCAAAAGATAAAAGACTTGTTCCAAATCCTAAATCCGTTTGTTATTTTCTTTCTTATTTCTGGCAAGTAGCTGACAATGAAAAATGGGCGATTTATTATACTGCATCAATTCAAGCATTAGATGATATTGGCTTATGGAAAGAAAAGCCTCTTCAGCGAGAAAATTATGAGCAATATTATTTACTAAATGAGGAAATTAAAAACATTTTAAAAGAGTATTCAAAAAAAGCTGTATCTAACTGGGATGTCGAACACGCCTTTTGGCACTTTCGAGGAAATCCAAACAAAAAAACAGAGAAGAAAACTAAAACAATAATAATTGAGAAACCCGAAGAAAAAGAAGAAAAAACAAATCTAATTGTAAATGCAAGTTTTGACTTAACAGACTATATTATTCCCAGAGTTTCAAAACTTGTCGAATTAGGTAGTTCAACAGAAAAATCAGCTACAAAAAAAGGTTATGAATTTGAGAAAATTGTAGCAGAAGTATTTGAACAACTTGACTTTGAAGTTGAAACTTTAGGTCAAGGAACAGGGCGAAATCCAGATGCAATTTTAAGGTTCAGAGAAGAAAACACGGCGTTTATAGTTGATGCAAAAGCTTATAACAGTGGATATTCGCTGGGAACCGATGACCGCGCGATTCGAGAATATATTAATTATTACTGTCCAAAATTAATTAAGAGCGGATATAAAAAAATCGGGTTCATTATTGTAAGTAATGAGTTCAAATCAAATTTTGACAATTTTATCAACGAAATAACCTGGGACACTGACATTAAGCGTTTTATTCTCTTAACTTCTGAAGCATTACTTTATTTATTGGCTTTTAAGACAAAAAATAAGTTGAGTTTGGCAAACATCATTGAAAGTATTATTGGCTTTGGAAATCCAGTAACTGCTAAAAATATAATCGATGAATTTGATGATGTTTAA
- the istA gene encoding IS21 family transposase, whose product MSKVRKVIQLHFQGKSKLFISNYLSLSRNTVKKYIALYQMLNLSPEAIKQKSDVELETLFISNKEPELSPKLKDLYAFFPHMERELKKVGVTKLTMWQQYIAKHPDGYKSSQFCEYYKRWGKKVNPVMHMTHKAGDKMFVDYAGKTLEIVDPETGEVQELQFFVAILGASQYTYAEVSPSQKKEDFIASIENALHYFRGVPAAIVPDNLRSAVTKSSRYEPTINETLLDFAEHYETTILPARAYKPRDKSLAEGAVKILYQRIYPIIKQEEFTSIKSMNCRVWELLKQHNNKKLTGRPYSRYQSFKEDEQEKLSSLPVTRFEIKQQSFATVMMNGHVLLGKDKHYYSVPFQYIRKKVKLLFTSSSVEIYYKYNRIASHRRNLKPYHYTTEKQHLASTHQFVTDWTPQRFIDWATSIDPSVEELICRILEQKQHPEQAYKSCMGVLSFVKKVGKQRLINACKRALEYDISNYRIIQRILENGLDSIEEEQNEQILPEHQNIRGKHYYN is encoded by the coding sequence ATGAGTAAAGTAAGAAAAGTAATCCAACTGCACTTCCAGGGAAAAAGCAAGTTATTTATCAGCAACTACCTTTCGTTGTCGCGCAATACGGTAAAAAAATATATTGCGTTGTACCAAATGCTAAACCTGTCACCCGAGGCTATAAAGCAGAAAAGCGATGTTGAACTGGAAACACTGTTTATCAGCAATAAAGAACCCGAGTTGTCGCCCAAGCTGAAAGATTTGTATGCGTTCTTTCCGCACATGGAACGTGAGTTGAAAAAGGTTGGGGTAACCAAGCTTACAATGTGGCAACAGTACATTGCCAAACATCCCGACGGGTATAAAAGCTCGCAGTTTTGCGAGTATTACAAACGTTGGGGTAAAAAGGTTAACCCGGTAATGCACATGACACACAAGGCAGGCGACAAGATGTTTGTGGACTATGCCGGCAAGACATTGGAAATCGTTGACCCCGAAACAGGAGAAGTGCAAGAATTACAATTTTTTGTGGCCATACTCGGAGCCAGCCAATATACTTACGCCGAGGTATCGCCAAGTCAGAAAAAAGAAGATTTTATCGCATCAATAGAAAATGCGCTGCACTACTTCCGGGGAGTTCCTGCCGCCATAGTACCCGACAACCTGCGTTCGGCAGTAACCAAAAGCAGTCGTTACGAGCCCACCATAAACGAAACATTGCTGGATTTTGCTGAACATTATGAAACGACCATACTTCCGGCAAGAGCCTATAAACCCCGCGACAAATCATTGGCCGAAGGAGCTGTTAAAATACTTTATCAACGTATTTACCCCATTATAAAACAAGAAGAGTTTACCAGCATCAAAAGTATGAACTGCCGTGTTTGGGAACTGTTAAAGCAGCACAACAACAAGAAACTCACCGGGCGGCCATACTCGCGTTACCAGTCGTTTAAAGAAGATGAGCAGGAAAAACTATCATCCCTTCCCGTTACCCGTTTCGAGATAAAACAACAATCTTTTGCAACAGTAATGATGAACGGGCATGTGCTTTTGGGCAAAGACAAACATTACTACAGTGTCCCGTTTCAGTATATCCGTAAAAAAGTAAAGCTGTTGTTTACAAGCAGCAGTGTTGAGATCTATTACAAATACAACCGGATTGCATCTCACCGAAGAAACCTGAAGCCTTATCACTACACAACTGAAAAACAGCACCTGGCAAGCACCCACCAGTTTGTTACCGACTGGACACCACAACGTTTTATCGACTGGGCAACTTCCATCGACCCAAGTGTTGAAGAACTGATTTGCAGGATACTGGAACAAAAACAACATCCCGAACAGGCTTACAAAAGCTGTATGGGCGTACTTTCCTTTGTAAAGAAAGTAGGAAAACAGCGGCTTATCAATGCCTGTAAGCGTGCCCTCGAATACGATATATCAAATTACCGGATAATCCAGCGAATACTCGAAAACGGTCTGGATTCAATTGAAGAAGAGCAAAATGAGCAAATACTTCCCGAGCATCAAAACATCAGGGGAAAACATTACTACAACTAA
- a CDS encoding T9SS type A sorting domain-containing protein, whose protein sequence is MSDIASYDSALIASAPCGTFISTDEGDSWSPVNPANFNTHTIFKNELYLGGESIRKVLQINEDWIESYSLYKKGKTSGFYTDDQNIYAALEDGGFYYSNNGKNWNKFNDGLPSEIYYETSGIFYTYDLFAIDGNEQYIFAGTKEGIYRTLKTNLNWSVVNNNLDNIKVNAILCKDSIVFIAKENKIYKSVNNGTTWQLSNTFSSDDRINKLIAINDSIFALTKLEGIYVSNNNGIDWTAKNTGLKSLSTSSITKHKNQFFLANEDGVFRDITNWQNVSRHIICSHILDLEKNDSCIAAIDFNNVSITKNKGLSWGNSTESISMGIVWNIVDLDNTLLFVANSPEYVPQKNLTYITSDNGSSWQNKTDLIYDHTTFKLKASGNKVIAVGNVYVFLSEDKGTTWKNISPPSGLVCNNYDDALFVGNEIYIAACGNREIIKTSDFGLNWEFINDGLPNERVYKLGECQGVLFAALEFSYLFRLENNSKTWEYSGKGLPKNSPGLSTSINDFTSNENYFFLCTPDSVYASNNQGKTWSNINQGLPKLPNYYWSGALLLDANILYFGTNNYGVWKQDISDLQLPDIPVEEVENFIAYPNPTTDLIYFKLPQNDIGETIEFIDITGTVIYASEINENKLNIKNIPAGLYIIKIKSLKNEIYISKILKIK, encoded by the coding sequence ATGTCTGACATTGCATCCTATGATTCAGCATTAATTGCTTCTGCTCCTTGCGGAACTTTCATTTCAACAGACGAAGGAGATTCTTGGTCTCCGGTAAATCCTGCAAATTTTAACACGCACACAATTTTTAAAAATGAACTTTATCTTGGAGGAGAAAGTATTCGGAAGGTTTTACAAATCAATGAAGATTGGATAGAAAGTTATTCTTTATATAAAAAAGGTAAAACTTCTGGTTTTTATACGGATGACCAAAATATTTATGCTGCGTTGGAAGATGGAGGATTTTACTATTCTAATAATGGTAAAAATTGGAACAAATTTAATGATGGTCTTCCCAGTGAAATATACTACGAAACGTCAGGTATTTTTTATACCTATGATTTATTTGCGATAGACGGGAACGAACAATATATTTTTGCAGGAACAAAAGAGGGAATTTACAGAACTCTTAAAACGAATCTTAATTGGTCGGTCGTTAACAATAATTTGGACAATATAAAAGTGAATGCAATACTTTGTAAGGATAGCATTGTGTTTATTGCAAAAGAAAATAAAATCTACAAATCTGTTAATAACGGAACAACTTGGCAATTATCGAATACATTTTCATCTGATGACAGAATAAATAAATTAATTGCTATTAATGATTCAATTTTTGCATTAACAAAGCTTGAAGGAATTTATGTTTCAAACAACAATGGGATTGATTGGACAGCAAAAAATACTGGTTTAAAAAGTTTGTCAACATCAAGCATCACAAAACATAAGAATCAATTCTTTTTAGCCAACGAGGATGGCGTATTCAGAGATATTACGAACTGGCAAAACGTGTCCCGACATATTATTTGTTCCCATATTCTTGACTTAGAAAAAAACGATTCATGCATTGCAGCAATTGATTTTAATAATGTCTCGATAACAAAAAATAAAGGTTTAAGCTGGGGCAACTCTACTGAATCAATTTCAATGGGAATTGTTTGGAATATTGTAGACTTAGACAACACCTTGCTTTTTGTTGCTAACAGTCCTGAATATGTACCACAAAAGAACCTGACCTATATTACTTCAGATAACGGAAGTTCCTGGCAAAACAAAACCGATTTAATATACGACCATACAACATTCAAATTAAAAGCCAGTGGAAACAAAGTTATTGCAGTTGGAAATGTATATGTTTTTTTATCAGAAGATAAAGGTACAACATGGAAGAATATTAGCCCCCCTTCTGGATTGGTTTGTAACAATTATGATGATGCACTTTTTGTAGGAAATGAGATTTACATTGCAGCTTGCGGAAACCGGGAAATTATAAAAACTTCAGATTTTGGATTGAACTGGGAATTTATCAATGATGGATTACCAAATGAGCGAGTTTATAAACTTGGAGAATGTCAAGGGGTTTTGTTCGCTGCATTAGAATTTTCATATTTATTCCGATTAGAAAACAATAGTAAAACATGGGAGTATAGTGGAAAAGGATTACCGAAAAATAGTCCCGGGTTATCCACGAGTATAAACGACTTTACTTCAAACGAAAATTATTTCTTTTTATGTACACCCGACAGCGTTTATGCTTCAAATAATCAAGGTAAAACATGGTCGAATATTAATCAAGGATTACCCAAGTTGCCGAACTACTATTGGAGTGGAGCATTATTACTTGATGCAAACATACTTTATTTTGGAACAAATAATTATGGAGTTTGGAAACAAGATATTTCAGATTTGCAACTACCTGACATACCTGTAGAAGAAGTTGAAAATTTTATAGCCTACCCAAATCCAACAACAGACTTGATTTATTTTAAATTACCACAAAATGATATTGGAGAAACAATTGAATTTATTGATATTACTGGAACTGTAATTTATGCTTCCGAGATTAATGAAAACAAATTAAATATCAAAAATATTCCAGCTGGACTTTATATTATTAAAATTAAATCACTTAAAAACGAAATTTATATTTCTAAAATATTGAAAATAAAATAA
- a CDS encoding alpha/beta hydrolase-fold protein, translating to MKKTKFLLIILILISQISFGQQNRDSLFTTLGYSTKIESEFLNQTKTVFIHLPFKFDKNKEYPLIVLTDFMAFKPLSSTTEIMAYNQTIPWCIVVCPMTTNVPEEYSPIIDNDSEKINGGKTISFYEKELFPFLQSKYKISKKILWGKGFSGMFSTFVMLSKPDLFDSYISDIPNFEVMEKEINGDKTFEKIGETKVSYYLTGNMTEGKDNATLTFLTKLKNMQNSNFTWDYVENNDSIFISRILTNYTHGLNFLFNKTNE from the coding sequence ATGAAAAAAACTAAATTCCTTCTGATAATCCTGATTCTGATTTCTCAAATATCATTCGGACAACAAAATCGAGACTCACTTTTCACGACACTAGGGTATTCGACAAAAATTGAATCTGAGTTTCTAAATCAGACAAAGACCGTTTTCATACACCTTCCATTCAAATTCGACAAAAATAAAGAGTATCCATTGATAGTTTTAACCGACTTTATGGCATTCAAACCTCTTTCAAGTACAACTGAGATAATGGCATATAACCAGACAATTCCGTGGTGCATTGTGGTCTGTCCAATGACAACGAATGTACCAGAAGAGTATTCTCCAATTATTGACAATGATTCAGAAAAAATAAATGGAGGAAAAACTATTTCGTTCTATGAGAAAGAACTCTTTCCATTTCTGCAATCAAAATATAAAATATCAAAGAAAATTTTATGGGGAAAAGGATTTTCTGGCATGTTCTCAACATTTGTAATGTTATCGAAACCAGACTTATTTGACAGTTATATTTCTGACATACCAAATTTTGAGGTGATGGAGAAAGAAATAAATGGAGATAAAACGTTTGAAAAAATTGGGGAGACTAAAGTTTCCTACTATTTGACAGGAAACATGACTGAAGGAAAGGACAATGCTACTTTGACATTTTTAACTAAACTAAAGAATATGCAAAACAGCAATTTTACTTGGGATTATGTTGAGAATAACGATTCAATATTTATTTCCAGGATTTTAACAAATTATACTCATGGTCTAAACTTTTTGTTTAACAAGACAAATGAATAA
- a CDS encoding ATP-binding protein produces MKKSLRFRWSLCPGEGWSISIGMRWSVCSGKGGHFSPESGGQFGRFFQFGKNPCKFFINAFVKIGRFGQTDDDLRFQEVIEGNAFQLADKTLEVLDRKFFVSPISYKGLQRVESWEYPYEAIREVILNAIVHRDYMGAPIQISVYDDKLIVWNEGSLPEDLTFEDLKKKHSSRPHNPILASAFFKGGLIEAWGRGTIKIINECKKAGLPEPIIEYSSGGISVTILKNQFNEKNLIEIGLSARQIKAVEYLKENKSITNKIYQEICEVSKATATRDLTELIEKFKLLERSGEVGAGTSYKLIGS; encoded by the coding sequence ATGAAAAAGTCTCTACGTTTCAGGTGGTCACTTTGCCCCGGAGAGGGGTGGTCAATTTCAATCGGAATGAGGTGGTCAGTTTGCTCCGGAAAGGGTGGTCACTTTAGCCCGGAATCAGGTGGTCAGTTTGGCCGGTTTTTCCAGTTTGGGAAGAATCCATGCAAGTTTTTCATAAATGCTTTCGTAAAAATTGGGCGGTTTGGACAAACAGACGATGACTTACGTTTTCAGGAAGTAATTGAAGGAAACGCGTTTCAATTGGCTGATAAAACCCTAGAAGTTCTTGACCGAAAATTCTTCGTTTCTCCAATTTCGTACAAAGGATTACAGCGTGTGGAAAGCTGGGAGTATCCTTACGAAGCTATTCGTGAGGTAATTTTGAATGCGATTGTTCACAGAGATTATATGGGTGCACCAATCCAAATTAGTGTTTACGACGACAAACTCATTGTATGGAATGAAGGTTCACTGCCGGAAGACTTGACATTTGAGGACTTAAAGAAGAAACATTCATCTCGTCCTCATAATCCAATTCTTGCGAGTGCATTCTTTAAAGGTGGACTGATTGAAGCATGGGGTCGTGGAACAATCAAGATTATTAATGAGTGTAAAAAAGCTGGACTGCCAGAACCAATAATTGAATATTCGTCAGGCGGAATTAGTGTGACAATTTTAAAGAATCAGTTTAACGAAAAAAATCTAATTGAAATTGGATTAAGTGCAAGGCAAATAAAGGCTGTAGAATACCTTAAAGAAAATAAAAGTATAACGAATAAGATTTACCAGGAAATATGCGAAGTATCAAAAGCAACAGCAACACGGGACTTGACAGAATTAATTGAAAAATTCAAGCTGTTAGAAAGGTCAGGAGAAGTTGGAGCAGGAACATCGTATAAACTGATTGGCTCATAA
- a CDS encoding AAA family ATPase: MIEKIDIRNIATFDDSGIEISDLKKVNFIYGVNGSGKTTISKFIHEPDKDLFKDCNLKWKNDTPVKTLVYNKDFRDRNFGKGTIDGVFTLGQATKEEAEEIENKQQDLKELKAKGVQKKETIEAQTKKKEELEEEFREEVWQALYKKHELNFKEAFKGYLQKRTFLTRLLQEYESNSADIKTHEELIEKAKTIFGKTPENLSPIQVIDFSTLTEIELKGIWNKKIIGKSDIDIAKLIQKLNINDWINEGRKYIQEGIDTCPFCQQPTITNDFKKQLEDYFDESFMADTKLVSENSEEYLRVSENILNELQIIEQNEKVNQNSKLDIDKYSSRLRTIESQFSTNKEIISNKIKEPSRDFTLKNTSEQLQEIVTIVVNANKEIKKHNEIVENFTTEKAKLISQVWRYLIEDFKVSIQNFVKNYNGLQKGLESLAKDREKLLQDYLKLDKEVKELTKNITSIQPSIDEINKTLKSFGFKNFEIVPSKIGVNQYQIQREDGELAESTLSEGEVTFITFLYFLQLAKGSTDETTITDDRVLIIDDPISSLDSNVLFVVSTLVKEIIKTVKAESSNIYQVILFTHNVYFHKEVSFIDGRTKECGKTNYWILRRLDQTSTIQNYETKNPIQNSYELLWRELKDRDDRSCITIQNTMRRIVENYFKILGKYGDDDLINKFENPQEKEICRSLISWINEGSHTIPDDLFVEQQDDVIEIYFEVFKSIFKETGHLEHYNMMMN, from the coding sequence ATGATTGAAAAAATTGACATAAGGAATATTGCAACTTTCGATGATTCAGGTATTGAAATATCGGACTTGAAAAAAGTGAATTTTATCTATGGTGTAAATGGCAGCGGAAAGACTACAATATCTAAATTTATACATGAACCTGACAAGGATTTATTTAAAGATTGTAACCTAAAATGGAAAAATGATACTCCAGTTAAAACATTAGTTTACAACAAAGATTTCCGGGATAGGAATTTTGGAAAGGGAACCATTGATGGTGTATTTACTTTAGGGCAAGCAACAAAAGAAGAAGCCGAAGAAATAGAAAACAAACAACAAGATTTAAAGGAATTAAAAGCCAAAGGAGTTCAGAAGAAAGAAACAATTGAAGCTCAAACAAAGAAGAAAGAAGAACTTGAGGAAGAATTTAGAGAGGAAGTTTGGCAAGCACTTTATAAAAAACATGAATTAAATTTTAAAGAGGCATTTAAAGGCTATTTGCAAAAAAGAACTTTCCTTACAAGATTGCTCCAAGAATATGAAAGTAACTCAGCCGATATAAAGACACATGAAGAGTTAATTGAAAAAGCTAAAACTATTTTTGGGAAAACTCCTGAGAATCTTTCACCGATTCAAGTAATTGATTTTTCGACATTGACAGAGATTGAGTTAAAAGGAATTTGGAATAAAAAAATAATCGGAAAGTCCGATATTGATATAGCAAAACTAATACAGAAATTAAATATTAACGACTGGATAAACGAAGGGAGAAAGTATATTCAAGAGGGAATTGATACTTGTCCATTTTGTCAACAGCCTACTATAACCAATGATTTCAAAAAACAGTTGGAAGATTATTTTGATGAAAGTTTTATGGCTGACACAAAATTGGTCAGTGAAAATAGTGAGGAGTATTTAAGAGTTTCAGAAAACATTCTTAACGAATTGCAAATCATTGAGCAAAATGAAAAAGTAAATCAGAATTCAAAACTTGACATTGATAAATATAGTTCACGATTAAGGACAATTGAAAGTCAATTTTCAACAAATAAGGAAATCATTTCTAATAAAATCAAAGAACCAAGTAGGGATTTTACACTAAAAAACACATCCGAACAGCTTCAAGAAATTGTTACAATTGTTGTAAATGCCAACAAGGAAATAAAGAAACACAATGAAATTGTCGAGAATTTTACTACAGAAAAAGCTAAATTAATTTCTCAGGTTTGGCGTTACTTAATTGAAGATTTCAAAGTCTCAATTCAAAACTTTGTGAAAAACTATAATGGTCTTCAAAAAGGGCTTGAAAGTTTAGCAAAGGATAGAGAAAAACTACTGCAAGATTATCTAAAACTTGATAAAGAGGTTAAGGAATTAACAAAGAATATAACCAGCATACAACCTTCAATTGATGAAATTAATAAAACGCTAAAATCGTTTGGATTCAAAAATTTCGAAATTGTTCCTTCAAAAATTGGAGTAAATCAGTACCAAATTCAACGAGAGGACGGTGAATTAGCAGAATCAACTTTGAGTGAAGGAGAGGTTACATTCATTACATTTTTATATTTTCTACAATTAGCAAAAGGAAGTACAGATGAAACTACAATTACAGACGATAGAGTTTTAATAATTGATGACCCGATTTCAAGCCTTGATAGCAATGTTTTATTTGTTGTAAGTACTTTGGTTAAAGAAATTATTAAAACAGTAAAAGCGGAATCATCTAATATTTATCAGGTTATTTTATTTACCCATAACGTGTATTTTCACAAGGAAGTATCATTCATTGATGGTAGAACCAAGGAATGTGGTAAAACAAATTATTGGATTTTAAGAAGGTTAGACCAAACATCAACTATTCAGAATTACGAAACAAAAAATCCTATTCAAAATTCCTATGAATTATTGTGGAGAGAATTAAAAGACAGAGATGATAGGTCGTGCATAACAATTCAGAATACGATGCGACGAATAGTAGAAAATTATTTTAAGATTCTGGGTAAATATGGAGACGATGATTTGATTAATAAATTTGAAAATCCCCAAGAAAAGGAAATTTGTAGGTCTTTGATTAGTTGGATAAATGAAGGGTCTCATACAATTCCAGATGACTTGTTTGTTGAACAACAGGATGATGTAATTGAAATATATTTTGAAGTGTTTAAGTCTATATTTAAAGAGACTGGACATCTTGAACACTATAATATGATGATGAACTAA
- the istB gene encoding IS21-like element helper ATPase IstB codes for MNETTLTKMKQIKLYGMHGAFRTAIETGKTNDYTLDQFVSMLVDAEWDDRQNRKIERGIKNARFHYKASIENIIYDEMRNIDRNSILRLAECDYIEKCENILITGSTGVGKSYLATALGYQACIEGYRVMYFNANKMFAKLKMAKADGSYLKELAKIERQHLVIIDDFGLQPLDNPNRLALLEIIEDRQNIGSLIVTSQIPIAGWYSVIGEKTIADAILDRLIHQSNRIELRGESMRRKRKKEE; via the coding sequence ATGAATGAAACTACTTTAACGAAAATGAAGCAGATAAAGCTCTATGGAATGCATGGAGCTTTTCGTACTGCTATTGAAACAGGCAAAACAAACGATTACACTTTAGATCAGTTTGTATCGATGCTGGTTGATGCCGAATGGGACGACCGACAGAACCGCAAGATTGAAAGGGGGATTAAAAACGCCCGGTTCCATTACAAAGCATCAATCGAAAACATTATTTACGATGAAATGAGGAACATTGACCGGAACAGTATTCTACGGCTGGCAGAATGCGATTATATCGAAAAATGTGAAAATATACTGATTACAGGAAGCACCGGTGTAGGGAAAAGCTACCTGGCAACAGCTTTGGGCTACCAGGCTTGTATCGAGGGGTACAGGGTGATGTATTTTAATGCCAATAAAATGTTTGCGAAACTAAAAATGGCGAAAGCCGATGGTTCTTACCTGAAAGAACTGGCTAAAATAGAGCGCCAACACCTGGTTATTATCGACGATTTTGGGCTGCAACCGCTTGATAACCCCAACCGGCTTGCTTTGCTTGAGATTATTGAAGACAGGCAAAATATAGGTTCTTTGATTGTAACCTCACAAATACCTATTGCTGGCTGGTATTCTGTTATCGGAGAAAAAACCATTGCCGATGCTATACTCGACCGGTTAATCCATCAATCCAACAGGATAGAACTAAGAGGTGAATCAATGAGAAGAAAACGTAAAAAAGAAGAGTAA